A genomic stretch from Pseudomonas sp. MUP55 includes:
- a CDS encoding septal ring lytic transglycosylase RlpA family protein, whose amino-acid sequence MRVSPFKKPLKLVAFTALSLLIASCSTTPNRAPAKKAGGAVVRAQPGLDINRAHKDGAPWWDVDVSKIPDATPTLHTGPYKANPYTVLGKNYFPLQESKTYVQSGTASWYGTKFHGQNTANGEVYDLYGMSAAHKTLPLPSYVRVTNLDNNRTVILRVNDRGPFYSDRIIDLSYAAAKKLGYAEIGTARVKVEGIDPAQYWAQRGKPAPLMLNEPATPQPQVTASTGKIEQWTPPPAQHAPDTVVVPHAAPGASTVGGQYLQVGAFANPDAAELLRSKLSGMVSAPVFISSIVRNQQTLHRVRMGPIGSPGEVAQVQNSVRLANLGSPSVVTAE is encoded by the coding sequence ATGCGGGTATCGCCGTTCAAAAAACCGCTCAAGTTGGTGGCGTTCACCGCGTTGTCCTTGTTGATCGCCAGTTGCTCCACCACGCCCAACCGTGCGCCGGCCAAGAAAGCCGGCGGTGCCGTGGTTCGCGCCCAGCCGGGCCTGGATATCAACCGTGCGCACAAAGACGGCGCGCCGTGGTGGGATGTGGATGTGTCGAAGATTCCCGACGCCACGCCAACCTTGCACACCGGCCCCTACAAGGCCAACCCCTATACCGTGCTGGGCAAGAATTACTTCCCGCTGCAGGAATCCAAGACCTACGTGCAGTCGGGCACGGCGTCCTGGTACGGCACCAAGTTCCACGGCCAGAACACCGCCAACGGCGAAGTGTATGACCTGTACGGCATGAGCGCGGCCCACAAGACCCTGCCGCTGCCCAGCTATGTTCGCGTGACCAACCTGGACAACAACCGCACGGTGATCCTGCGGGTCAATGACCGTGGGCCGTTCTATTCGGACCGGATCATCGACTTGTCCTATGCCGCCGCCAAGAAACTCGGTTACGCCGAAATCGGTACCGCACGGGTCAAGGTCGAAGGCATCGACCCGGCGCAGTACTGGGCCCAGCGTGGCAAGCCGGCGCCGTTGATGCTCAACGAGCCCGCCACACCGCAACCGCAAGTGACAGCGTCGACCGGCAAGATCGAACAATGGACGCCGCCGCCCGCGCAGCATGCGCCGGACACGGTCGTCGTGCCCCATGCCGCGCCTGGTGCCTCCACCGTGGGCGGGCAGTACCTGCAAGTGGGCGCTTTCGCCAACCCGGATGCGGCAGAACTGTTAAGGTCCAAACTCAGCGGCATGGTCAGCGCGCCAGTGTTTATCAGCTCCATCGTGCGTAACCAGCAGACCCTGCACCGTGTGCGCATGGGGCCGATCGGTTCGCCGGGCGAAGTTGCGCAAGTGCAGAACAGCGTGCGCCTGGCCAACCTGGGGTCGCCCAGCGTAGTCACTGCGGAATAA
- the mltB gene encoding lytic murein transglycosylase B, with protein MQVMRGWATRHASWMGLIGLLGATQEVQAGDYDGSPQVAEFVGEMTRDYGFAGEQLMGVFREAQKKQAILDAISRPAERVKQWKEYRPMFLSDARVARGVDFWRQHEAVLARAEQEYGVPAQVIVAIIGIETFYGRNTGSYRVIDALSTLGFDYPPRAEFFRKELREFLLLAREEQVDPLTLKGSYAGAMGLPQFMPSSFRAYAVDFDGDGHINIWSNPDDAIGSVASYFKRHGWVAGEPVVVRADVTGERADEGLTQGIDPVKTVGELRALGWSSQNAPRDDMPVTAFRLEGENGPEYWMGLKNFYAITRYNRSVMYAMAVHQLSDELVQARGNK; from the coding sequence ATGCAAGTAATGCGCGGCTGGGCAACTCGGCATGCGTCCTGGATGGGCCTGATCGGGCTGCTGGGCGCAACGCAGGAGGTGCAGGCCGGTGACTACGATGGTTCACCTCAGGTTGCCGAATTTGTCGGTGAGATGACCCGCGACTACGGTTTCGCCGGTGAGCAACTGATGGGCGTGTTTCGCGAAGCCCAGAAAAAGCAGGCCATCCTCGACGCCATCTCGCGCCCCGCCGAACGCGTGAAGCAGTGGAAGGAATATCGCCCGATGTTCCTCTCCGACGCCCGCGTGGCCCGGGGCGTGGACTTCTGGCGCCAGCATGAAGCGGTCCTGGCCCGCGCCGAACAGGAATACGGCGTGCCGGCCCAGGTGATTGTCGCGATCATCGGTATCGAAACCTTCTACGGGCGCAACACCGGCAGCTACCGGGTGATCGACGCCTTGTCGACCCTGGGCTTCGATTACCCGCCGCGCGCCGAGTTCTTCCGCAAGGAGCTGCGCGAATTCCTGTTGCTGGCCCGCGAAGAGCAGGTCGACCCGCTGACCCTCAAAGGCTCCTACGCCGGTGCGATGGGCTTGCCGCAGTTCATGCCGAGCAGCTTTCGCGCCTACGCCGTGGATTTCGACGGCGACGGGCATATCAACATCTGGAGTAACCCGGACGACGCCATCGGCAGCGTGGCCAGCTACTTCAAGCGCCACGGCTGGGTTGCCGGTGAACCGGTGGTGGTTCGCGCCGATGTGACGGGCGAGCGCGCCGACGAAGGCCTGACCCAGGGTATCGACCCGGTGAAGACCGTCGGGGAGTTGCGAGCGCTGGGCTGGTCGAGTCAGAATGCGCCACGCGATGATATGCCGGTGACGGCGTTCCGTCTCGAAGGCGAAAATGGCCCTGAATACTGGATGGGCCTGAAGAATTTCTACGCAATCACGCGTTATAACCGCAGTGTGATGTACGCCATGGCCGTGCATCAACTGTCAGACGAGCTGGTTCAAGCACGGGGCAACAAGTAA
- the rodA gene encoding rod shape-determining protein RodA — translation MRRRATLLQRMHIDGPLLVLLLILAAGSLFVLYSASGKNWDLLIKQASSFGLGLLSMVVIAQLEPRFMARWVPLGYVAGVLLLVVVDVMGHNAMGATRWINIPGVIRFQPSEFMKILMPATIAWYLSKRTLPPQLKHVAISLLLIGVPFILIVRQPDLGTSLLILAGGAFVLFMGGLRWRWILSVLAAAVPVAVAMWFFFMHDYQKQRILTFLDPESDPLGTGWNIIQSKAAIGSGGVFGKGWLLGTQSHLDFLPESHTDFIIAVMGEEFGLVGICALLLIYLLLIGRGLVITAQAQTLFGKLLAGSLTMTFFVYVFVNIGMVSGLLPVVGVPLPFISYGGTSLVTLLSAFGVLMSIHTHRKWIAQV, via the coding sequence ATGCGTCGCCGTGCGACGTTGCTGCAACGCATGCACATTGACGGCCCGCTGCTGGTGCTGCTGCTGATATTGGCGGCCGGCAGTCTGTTCGTGCTGTATTCGGCCAGCGGCAAGAACTGGGACCTGCTGATCAAGCAAGCGTCGTCATTCGGCCTGGGCCTGTTGTCGATGGTGGTGATCGCCCAGCTCGAGCCGCGCTTCATGGCACGCTGGGTGCCGCTCGGTTATGTCGCCGGGGTCTTGCTGCTGGTGGTGGTGGACGTGATGGGCCACAACGCCATGGGCGCGACCCGCTGGATCAACATCCCCGGGGTGATTCGCTTCCAGCCGTCGGAATTCATGAAGATCCTCATGCCGGCTACCATCGCCTGGTACCTGTCCAAGCGCACGTTGCCGCCCCAGCTCAAGCACGTGGCCATCAGCCTGTTGCTGATCGGCGTGCCGTTCATTCTTATCGTGCGCCAGCCCGACCTCGGCACGTCGTTGCTGATCCTGGCGGGCGGCGCGTTCGTGCTGTTCATGGGGGGCTTGCGCTGGCGCTGGATTCTCAGCGTGCTGGCCGCTGCCGTGCCGGTGGCCGTGGCCATGTGGTTCTTCTTTATGCACGACTATCAAAAACAACGGATCTTGACGTTCCTCGACCCGGAGAGCGACCCGTTGGGCACTGGCTGGAACATCATCCAGTCGAAGGCGGCGATCGGTTCCGGCGGCGTGTTCGGCAAGGGCTGGCTGCTGGGCACCCAATCGCACCTGGACTTTTTGCCGGAAAGCCACACCGACTTCATTATTGCGGTGATGGGCGAAGAGTTCGGCCTGGTAGGTATTTGCGCGCTGCTGCTGATCTATCTGCTGTTGATCGGGCGCGGGCTGGTGATTACCGCGCAGGCGCAGACGCTGTTCGGCAAGCTGCTGGCCGGCAGTCTGACCATGACTTTTTTTGTTTATGTTTTCGTCAACATCGGTATGGTCAGTGGCCTGCTGCCGGTGGTGGGCGTGCCGTTGCCATTCATTAGCTACGGCGGAACTTCGCTGGTGACATTGCTGTCAGCGTTTGGGGTTTTGATGTCGATTCATACGCATCGCAAATGGATCGCACAGGTTTGA